From the Leishmania donovani BPK282A1 complete genome, chromosome 30 genome, one window contains:
- a CDS encoding Lsm5p, putative, protein MITTAASSAVVAVEKRNLVMYVGNRVKVTLDDASVLIGRLVSLSSCGNLILTDVERQRILKRRRNRDGVHETARECYAAVLFVRGSSVVSVGYDSGITTDKSVIDHVGGREANSSRMVQLANAAPSTR, encoded by the coding sequence ATGATTACAACCGCTGCGTCGagtgcggtggtggccgtcGAGAAACGGAACCTCGTCATGTACGTCGGTAACCGCGTGAAGGTGACGCTGGATGACGCGAGCGTCCTGATCGGCCGCCTCGTTTCGCTGAGCAGCTGCGGAAATCTCATCCTCACCGATGTGGAGCGTCAGCGCATTctcaagcgccgccgcaatCGCGACGGGGTGCATGAAACAGCCCGTGAGTGCTACGCTGCCGTTCTCTTTGTGCGCGGCAGCTCTGTCGTCTCCGTTGGCTACGATAGCGGCATTACTACAGATAAATCGGTGATTGACCACGTTGGAGGGCGGGAGGCGAACAGCTCGCGCATGGTGCAGCTCGCAAACGCCGCCCCGTCGACACGGTGA
- a CDS encoding eukaryotic translation initiation factor 3 subunit 7-like protein, translating into MSFELPELYINPQFSWGPPEEEMKLDDGAPFELYSKADPLEALDWFTYKKEADVSDSDSDDEAVAANKRKAFKQVEDNARLNALRTEREKTVMFNPRNNGPRNAKLAAGKKGGKDSRNNNQRRNRRKVTELPNTYNASAMAVVQHVMKQTDMTKLRMSALPKVIELGLYGTPPIYNTGIEAATCARPLPLDESKYEEDYFMRGLTTEDPELRKIMGEAQRYPLVVVTDEILSLLMVCTRSSYPWHIRVLNYNNIWILVKGEDSNIEKQWVSETAGHEIRPSEGADNRAERISSLGEESTKVYDCFARASCAKSFAQIKTNRSPFSRKQPRMYSYRRYIMHDGTPDRYDIVVRCEVDALMPRTNDRVRCFALLEQCVVSEKDSSWRREGLLKNAASFLPIEYAHNGCKIARWTALSLLSDAKLMKIGFVTCEERMEKGQRVFDHKQHEVLSVQTYSPASLATQFGIDVSNMWAIVDHIMRPFIEGHSICPSILMKPGDKSELIVVEEEDDDDESDEDDSEEDGDDGDDKDDE; encoded by the coding sequence ATGTCTTTTGAGCTTCCCGAGCTGTACATCAACCCCCAGTTCTCCTGGGGTCCTcccgaggaggagatgaagCTGGACGACGGCGCCCCCTTCGAGCTCTACTCCAAGGCGGAcccgctggaggcgctggactGGTTCACCTACAAGAAAGAGGCGGATGTGAGCGACAGCGATAGCGACGACGAAGCCGTGGCGGCCAACAAGCGCAAGGCGTTCAAGCAGGTGGAGGACAACGCCCGTCTCAACGCGTTGCGCACGGAGCGCGAGAAGACAGTCATGTTCAACCCGCGCAACAACGGCCCGCGTAACGCGAAGTTGGCGGCCGGCAAGAAGGGCGGCAAGGACAGCCGCAACAACAACCAGCGCCGCAACCGCCGCAAGGTGACGGAGCTGCCAAACACTTACAACGCCTCTGCGATGGCTGTGGTGCAGCACGTGATGAAGCAGACGGATATGACGAAACTCCGCATGAGCGCGCTACCCAAGGTGATCGAGCTCGGCCTCTATGGTACCCCACCGATCTACAACACCGGCATCGAGGCAGCCACGTGCGCacgcccgctgccgctcgacgAATCCAAGTACGAGGAGGACTACTTTATGCGTGGGCTCACCACGGAGGAtccggagctgcgcaagatcatgggcgaggcgcagcgctACCCGCTCGTGGTTGTCACGGATGAGATTCTGTCACTGCTGATGGTGTGCACCCGCTCCTCTTACCCGTGGCACATTCGCGTGCTCAACTACAACAACATCTGGATCCTGGTCAAGGGCGAGGACAGCAACATTGAAAAGCAGTGGGTGAGCGAGACGGCCGGGCATGAGATTCGCCCGTCCGAGGGCGCCGACAACCGTGCCGAGCGCATCTCTTCCCTGGGCGAGGAGTCGACCAAGGTGTACGACTGCTTCGCGCGCGCCTCGTGCGCGAAGAGCTTTGCACAAATCAAGACGAACCGCAGCCCCTTCTCCCGCAAGCAGCCGCGCATGTACAGCTACCGCCGCTACATCATGCACGACGGCACGCCGGACCGCTACGACATCGTCGTGCGCTGCGAAGTGGATGCACTGATGCCGCGCACGAACGACCGCgtccgctgcttcgcgctgctggagcagtgCGTCGTCAGCGAGAAGGACTCGTCGTGGCGCCGCGAGGGCCTGCTGAAGaacgccgcctccttcctgcCCATCGAGTACGCGCACAACGGCTGCAAGATCGCTCGCtggacggcgctgtcgctaCTGTCGGACGCAAAGCTGATGAAAATCGGTTTCGTGACCTGCGAGGAAAGAATGGAGAAGGGCCAGCGCGTGTTCGACCACAAGCAGCACGAGGTGCTCTCCGTGCAGACCTACTCGCCCGCGTCGCTCGCCACACAGTTCGGTATTGACGTGTCGAACATGTGGGCCATCGTGGACCACATCATGCGACCCTTCATCGAGGGCCATTCGATCTGCCCGTCGATCCTCATGAAGCCTGGTGACAAGTCAGAGCTGAtcgtcgtcgaggaggaggacgacgacgacgaaagcgacgaggacgactcggaggaggacggcgacgacggcgatgacaAGGACGACGAGTAG
- a CDS encoding protein kinase-like protein: MLWADFGPPLHNFSGSDGQAAMGPILFAEATTVHYRGSVYHGLTEEMLQRGGSTFSIQVSIPTFPTNITLVRSIMMSILTSNVRLVDDAGTFVRRMQPAAQGEAAAHAFNHTKAWLTWRRFVKDILSHSEIEVSPNGHAVKVRFASGKWVLPAQTSALIVPCLPFSLFEQLGRLGVQDLPNNCLAGDPFFVSKKSFLQLDEARWNPSQQVLVTGGPISIPLAGTSSTVSDKAELERRLRVMEGYTCLHTRSAFVRGSRWDVRGSVYRFTPHRGGMQTLCYVPYPDTLPFLSVKLMDSYEVAGPEGVSTDPPQVHADLEFSGTIYGTNLTERDTVVITDELCADFTSQNVFFVDLFFSSSSRVSFFGTFHKRGIYHVCYHREGSPMYVLVSTLLVERGADVVIDNDSPNVLIDQDVKLLQSASVSRLNVQDKGNLNLRQRSLNVSYFLWSGGSISGRGTINCTGYAKITTQGYETRLLSVPLYNYGEMTIDVQRLSMERDGAIHNYGNLTLAVSSMGVDSISSVLSAGRRNAITNYPGGVIRIMALDERSYALLTGRFIFQGGSVLLLGKINLTDASSFADSTVTLKSGTLLTTHKMHLGGAVVVEERSVLTLMKGCVFVSATVSGDGVVRLLGDDVVLNSLTVTGSIRALFGVGMTDPISVIAYGTTHFGEDTLVHVTNANFVTSSGLAKVTFLGRLLADFVTVRFAGNMILQIGGVAALYGNMSGEALNFRRTLTKLSGYSLPLAMASFVSRNATMFVIDTFRLDEAVDASARGGSSTAKGIVSSLDPFNKSIFSGPAAVETQACEVYLPTSQRLTVSGRLVLRGCVQVPAGGTISGAVVKLEDSADWELLHQTFCIFADPETLPHLCRHNRRSVPPLRSGLALSEKVYVRSPASFLLDELTLVHSHTRVTESVPITIKDTIIVRVGSTLVLAYGIVMAARHIIIEGTLVVNDPRNTVLKGLVEVKEEGIIELRGVSGMSCANELLVEGRLYLAPNARGFHFRCLSASDDDIGGEDSEAAPADPEGGETMKPMGRLDALLRKRALANLQPDMTCPDDVVHDYDSRRQFINLYWMRQAYDPPADQPTRRDMIWMTLFGIACCFGTFHILLTMWGYTYKKWWSDIRTPCPLQLTLTWDELSYSAVNYFSFCRFIIIHLLNTMAAFHPGLPAPLPSVAGMLLRGMGLLMPHHQTPISRPRKVGIFYIVWLFTFLYVKKRGSWLISYLRRRHPYLLDVVQKLYTVLTILNFIFLAPLMSSVVDAIAWPTLLRNVPTYELMQQDIWVAISIISFLSMGVMAPSSILTNQMFIPHMDLRVRASNMFVHFAAQMWETVMWKVFYNNPMCVVFNCIFFQFIRLAFLLCFPATPYKNVNRFMMFLLMQPFLVYLAIILYVVLVRTGVYTSCTQGTDLFRVVAAAFVISLFVNFWRNVLFTQEQTTATGDVSIDALRCSMTQIRNRIHDLKFEVYACTDAMERENILNAIARMRIEYLEKQERYRFETHRILRPFFFSGTGFDGDTHLQSHSSVASYSNDDGDDASNVHPAMSPNMQQGTLLSVEEMETFSCGPALGKGSYGTVHLGILTNGKMVAVKYVNVVSESPEALASVEAEVNMLRELSHPNIIRYFGAHTIQDTMLVFMEFAVGGSLTSIVKKFTHLTEPVMQLYTFQILKGLQYLHDKGVVHRDIKGENILIDGYGVAKLADFGCSKSLANIANSSQVGCGTLVGSPFWMAPEVIRSEAYGTKADIWSVGCTVVEMLNGGEPPWREEFDNVYSAMFYVGSTNDIPQIPAETSDPCRDFLFRCFERDVMKRASADELLQHPWLKSAAAASHAEDSSDNFLSFSTVSSPSLKSAYDGHRTAGFSRSTPHSSREDLTSPLNGSTAPQPPNGSIASITSNASKKFK, translated from the coding sequence ATGCTGTGGGCAGACTTTGGGCCTCCATTGCACAACTTCTCAGGATCCGATGGCCAAGCGGCGATGGGCCCGATCTTGTTTGCCGAGGCCACAACAGTCCACTACCGCGGCTCCGTGTACCACGGCCTTACGGAGGagatgctgcagcgcggcggcagcaccttctccatTCAGGTGTCCATCCCAACGTTTCCGACGAACATTACGCTCGTTCGCTCCATCATGATGTCCATCCTGACGAGCAACGTTCGCCTTGTCGACGACGCCGGGACTTTCGTGCGCCGCATGCAGCCGGCGGCGCaaggcgaggcggcggcacatgCGTTCAATCACACGAAGGCGTGGCtgacgtggcggcgcttTGTGAAAGATATTCTTTCCCATAGCGAGATCGAGGTTAGCCCGAATGGGCATGCCGTGAAGGTGAGGTTTGCGAGTGGGAAGTGGGTGCTGCCGGCTCAGACGTCAGCCCTCATCGTCCCCTGTCTGCCCTTTTCCTTGTTCGAGCAGCTGGGCAGGCTCGGGGTGCAGGACTTGCCGAATAACTGCCTCGCCGGAGACCCTTTTTTTGTGAGCAAGAAATCATTTTTGCAGCTGGACGAGGCACGATGGAACCCGTCGCAGCAAGTGCTCGTCACCGGTGGGCCCATCTCCATCCCTCTCGCCggcacctccagcaccgtTTCTGACAAGGCCGAGCTGGAGCGACGGCTTCGCGTGATGGAGGGGTACACGTgtctgcacacgcgcagcgcctttGTGCGTGGCAGCCGCTGGGACgtccgcggcagcgtctaCCGCTTTACCCCACACCGTGGCGGTATGCAGACCCTCTGCTACGTGCCCTATCCAGACACGCTGCCATTTCTGAGCGTGAAGTTGATGGACTCGTACGAGGTGGCGGGCCCAGAAGGGGTCTCGACAGATCCGCCACAGGTTCACGCGGACCTAGAGTTCTCCGGCACCATCTACGGCACCAACCTGACGGAGCGCGACACGGTGGTCATTACGGATGAGCTGTGCGCCGACTTCACGTCGCAGAACGTCTTCTTCGTCGACCtcttcttcagcagcagctctcgaGTGAGCTTCTTCGGCACATTCCACAAGCGCGGTATTTATCACGTGTGCTACCACCGCGAAGGTTCCCCTATGTACGTGCTGGTGTCGACGTTATTGGTAGAGCGGGGTGCGGATGTCGTAATCGATAACGACAGCCCGAATGTGCTGATAGACCAGGACGTCAAGCTGCTGCAGTCCGCCTCCGTCTCGCGGCTCAATGTCCAAGACAAGGGAAACCTCaacctgcgccagcgcagcctgAATGTGTCGTACTTCCTCTGGTCTGGAGGCAGCATCTCTGGCAGAGGCACCATCAATTGCACCGGGTACGCGAAGATCACCACCCAAGGCTACGagacgcggctgctgtcggTGCCGCTCTACAACTACGGCGAGATGACGATCGACGTGCAGCGGCTGTCCATGGAACGAGACGGGGCGATCCACAACTACGGAAACCTGACACTAGCCGTCTCGAGCATGGGAGTGgacagcatcagcagcgttCTCTCTGCTGGGCGGCGAAACGCGATCACGAACTACCCAGGGGGCGTCATTCGCATCATGGCGCTCGACGAGCGATCCTACGCGCTGCTCACTGGCCGCTTCATCTTCCAAGGTGGGTCAGTGCTGCTGTTGGGAAAGATCAACCTCACCGATGCCTCCAGCTTTGCAGATTCGACCGTGACGCTGAAGAGTGGAACGCTTCTCACGACCCACAAGATGCAccttggcggcgccgtggtggtggaggagcgaTCTGTTCTGACTCTGATGAAGGGGTGTGTCTTCGTTTCGGCGACTGTCTCGGGCGATGgcgtggtgcggctgctggggGATGACGTGGTGCTCAACTCGCTCACGGTGACAGGCTCCATTCGCGCTCTTTTCGGCGTAGGTATGACCGACCCGATCTCCGTCATCGCCTACGGCACTACGCACTTTGGCGAGGATACCCTAGTGCACGTGACGAACGCCAACTTCGTGACCTCTAGCGGGCTCGCCAAGGTGACATTTctcggccgcctcctcgccgactTTGTCACGGTGCGTTTCGCTGGCAACATGATTCTGCAAAtcggcggcgtggcagcgctgtACGGCAACATGTCCGGCGAAGCCCTCAACTTCCGTCGCACCCTCACCAAGTTGTCCGGCtactcgctgccgctcgccatGGCGTCTTTTGTGTCGCGAAATGCGACCATGTTTGTGATCGACACCTTCCGCCTGGACGAGGCGGTCGAtgccagcgcgcgcggcggctcgtCCACTGCGAAGGGCATCGTCTCCTCGTTGGACCCCTTCAACAAAAGCATCTTTAGCGGCCCGGCGGCCGTGGAGACGCAAGCGTGTGAAGTGTATCTGCCGACGTCGCAGCGTCTAACGGTGAGCGGGCGGCTTGTGCTGCGTGGATGTGTGCAGGTGCCGGCAGGCGGCACCATCAGCGGCGCGGTGGTGAAGCTGGAGGACTCGGCGGActgggagctgctgcaccagaCGTTTTGCATCTTTGCCGATCcggagacgctgccgcacctctgCCGGCACAACCGTCGCAGCGTACCGCCCCTGCGGAGCGGCTTGGCGCTCAGCGAAAAGGTATACGTGCGCAGCCCGGCGTCTTTCTTGCTTGACGAGCTCACCCTCGTTCACAGCCACACGCGTGTCACGGAGTCTGTCCCCATCACCATCAAGGACACAATCATCGTGCGGGTCGGCTCCACTCTTGTGCTGGCCTATGGCATAGTGATGGCAGCGCGCCACATCATCATCGAGGGCACCCTTGTTGTGAACGACCCGCGAAACACAGTTTTGAAGGGCCTGGTggaggtgaaggaggagggcatcATCGAGCTACGCGGTGTCTCCGGGATGTCGTGCGCGAACGAGCTTCTGGTGGAGGGGCGCCTCTACCTCGCGCCGAACGCGCGAGGGTTCCACTTCCGTTGCCTGAGCGCCAGCGATGACGacatcggcggcgaggacagcgaggcggcacCGGCCGACCCGGAGGGCGGCGAAACCATGAAGCCGATGGGCCGTctcgacgcgctgctgcgcaagcggGCCCTGGCGAACCTCCAGCCTGACATGACGTGCCCCGATGACGTCGTCCACGATTACGACTCACGCCGCCAGTTCATCAACCTGTACTGGATGCGCCAGGCGTACGACCCGCCAGCTGACCAGCCGACGCGGCGCGACATGATCTGGATGACGCTCTTCGGCATTGCCTGTTGCTTTGGCACATTTCACATCCTGCTGACTATGTGGGGGTACACATACAAAAAGTGGTGGAGCGATATTCGGACGCCGTGTCCACTGCAGCTCACCCTAACGTGGGATGAGCTGAGCTACAGCGCCGTCAACTACTTCTCCTTCTGCAGATTCATCATCATCCACCTCCTGAACACCATGGCCGCCTTTCACCCGGGGCTGccagcgccgttgccgtcggTGGCTGGCATGCTTCTGCGCGGGATGGGGCTGCTCATGCCGCACCACCAGACACCGATCAGTCGCCCCCGAAAGGTCGGCATCTTCTACATTGTGTGGCTCTTCACATTCCTCTACGTGAAAAAGCGGGGCAGCTGGCTGATATCGTATCTGCGCCGCAGGCACCCATATTTGCTAGATGTTGTGCAGAAGCTCTACACGGTGCTGACCATTCTCAACTTCATTTTTCTAGCGCCGCTCATGTCGTCTGTGGTGGACGCGATTGCGTGGCCGACCCTGCTGCGCAACGTGCCCACGTACGAACTGATGCAGCAGGACATCTGGGTCGCCATCTCCATCATTTCCTTCTTGTCGATGGGTGTCATGGCACCCTCGAGCATTTTGACGAACCAGATGTTTATCCCTCACATGGATCTTCGGGTGCGAGCGTCGAACATGTTTGTGCACTTCGCGGCGCAGATGTGGGAAACGGTTATGTGGAAGGTCTTCTACAACAACCCGATGTGCGTGGTCTTCAACTGCATCTTCTTTCAGTTCATCCGGCTCGCCTTCTTGTTATGCTTTCCGGCGACGCCGTACAAGAACGTGAACCGATTCATGATGTTCTTGTTGATGCAGCCCTTCCTCGTGTACCTTGCCATCATCCTGTacgtggtgctggtgcgcacCGGGGTGTACACGAGCTGCACGCAAGGCACCGACTTGttccgcgtcgtcgcggcggccTTCGTCATCTCGCTCTTCGTCAACTTTTGGCGCAACGTGCTCTTTACGCAGGAGCAGACGACGGCCACAGGTGACGTCTCTATCGACGCCCTGCGCTGCTCCATGACCCAGATTCGCAACCGCATCCACGACCTGAAGTTTGAGGTGTACGCGTGCACCGACGCAATGGAACGGGAGAACATCCTCAACGCCATTGCCCGGATGCGGATCGAGTACCTGGAGAAGCAGGAGCGCTACCGCTTCGAGACACACCGGATTCTGCGGCCGTTCTTCTTCAGCGGGACCGGCTTCGACGGCGATACACACTTGCAgtcgcacagcagcgtcgcctcgtACAGCaacgacgatggcgacgacgcaTCCAACGTGCATCCGGCTATGTCACCGAACATGCAGCAAGGTACCCTTCTCAgtgtggaggagatggagacCTTCAGCTGCGGCCCAGCGCTGGGCAAAGGCAGCTACGGCACCGTGCACCTCGGCATTCTCACAAACGGCAAGATGGTGGCCGTCAAGTACGTGAACGTCGTTAGCGAGAGCCCCGAGGCTCTGGCAagcgtggaggcggaggtgaacATGCTGCGTGAGTTGTCCCACCCGAACATTATCCGCTACTTTGGCGCACACACGATCCAAGACACAATGCTGGTGTTCATGGAGTTCGCCGTCGGGGGCAGCTTGACCTCCATTGTGAAGAAATTCACGCACCTCACGGAGCCTGTCATGCAACTCTACACATTCCAGATCTTGAAGGGGCTTCAGTACCTACACGACAAGGGTGTTGTGCACCGCGACATCAAGGGCGAGAATATTCTCATCGACGGCTATGGCGTGGCGAAACTGGCGGACTTTGGATGCAGCAAGTCACTGGCGAACATAGCAAACTCCAGCCAGGTGGGCTGTGGCACGCTGGTGGGGTCCCCGTTTTGGATGGCGCCGGAGGTCATTCGGAGCGAGGCGTACGGCACCAAGGCGGACATCTGGTCTGTTGGGTGCACCGTCGTAGAGATGCTCAACGGTGGCGAGCCACCGTGGCGAGAGGAGTTCGACAACGTTTACTCCGCCATGTTTTATGTGGGCTCGACTAACGACATCCCGCAGATCCCAGCGGAGACGTCGGACCCGTGCCGCGATttcctcttccgctgctTCGAGCGCGACGTCATGAAGCGGGCCTCAGCGGAcgagctgctccagcacccGTGGCTGaagtcggctgctgcggcgtcccACGCGGAGGACTCGAGCGATAACTTCTTGTCCTTCTCGACTGTTTCGTCCCCGTCGCTCAAATCAGCATACGACGGGCACCGCACTGCGGGtttctcgcgcagcaccccGCACAGCTCTCGCGAGGACCTGACGTCACCGCTgaacggcagcaccgctccCCAGCCACCAAACGGCAGCATCGCTAGCATCACCTCTAATGCCTCCAAGAAGTTCAAATAA